CGAATTATCCCTCAACTCCCGAAAGACGTCAAAGTCCGTCAAAATCCGGATGAACACATGAATCAAAAACAACAAATGCAGCAGCTGCATTCATCGGACAAAAGACAACAAAAAGCCCAGTGATCTCTCACTAGGCTTTTTTCATGGCAGCAAAAACCTGCTCATCTAATTTCTCAGCAGCACGCTGATCATATATTTTGACATATTGAGGCACAGAGGACAATTGAGCGCCGTAAAACAGAGCATTCCTCACCGCTTCAATTGTAATGTCGAAACAGCACATATTAAATGGAACGTCCAGCAGCGGATCTTGTCGTACCGCAGCACGTCCGTTCACTGCGTACACCGTCTCTTCTCCAAAGACAGTTACCGTAATGAGCTGATTAGTAATCATGTTATTCACTAAACGTGAACGATGATCGATCGCTACACGAAAAGTAGAAGCATTCTCCGCATAAATCCAGGAGATGGCTGTTGAAGTCGGACCTCCGGATTCTACATCCACTGTGCTCAGAAGCACAAAGGTCTCATTCTTGAATTGCTGTAAAAGAGATTCAGTTAATTGTGTGACGGCTTCGGACATTCAACCAGCCCCCTAACCTTCTTTATGCAATTCTTGTACTTGGTTTATGTTATTATAGCATACCGATTAACGTGCTTCCAATCCCAAAAGAATGATGGTTATTCACCTGAAGGTGAAGCCGTTACTTTACCTGAAAGTGTATCTTGTAATGCCTGCTTGGCATTGGCGAGTTCCGTCTCATTAATATACACATATGGACTTCTCCACTCTCCGGTAACCGGAGTATAATGCACATCCGAAGTGGAAATGTTCCAATACGTCGAGATAAAGTTTTTCATTTGTTCCGATTCCACATCTGTCGTCATATTCTTGTCAACTGCACCAATCACTTTGCTGATCTTTGTAATGCCCCCAAGAGATTTCATCTGATCCAGCATGGAGTTCAGCACTTGGTTTTGACGTTTATTACGATCAAAGTCGTTGGATTCATCAGTCTTTGGATTACAATTGGATTTGCGGTAACGAACAAAATCTAGTGCTGCTTTACCATCGAGATGTTGTGCGCCTGCGACCAGATTGATATCTGTACCATCGGCTGTATCTCTATAACACATATTTTTATCCACAGTCACATCCACGCCACCCACGGCATTGACAGCATCACGGAATGCCTGGAAATTCAGGACGGTTGTATAATTAATATCTACATCCAAATACTTGCCCATCATTTCTTTCATCTGATCCTCTGCATTTTTGCCAGTGGTTTTTTCCTGTGCTTTGAATCTTGGATAATAGGAATTCAGCTTGTTGGATTTGTACCCATCCAATTGAATACGCGTGTCTCGAGGCAAAGATACAATGGTTGCCGTCTTGGTCTTCGG
This Paenibacillus xylanexedens DNA region includes the following protein-coding sequences:
- a CDS encoding pyridoxamine 5'-phosphate oxidase family protein, which encodes MSEAVTQLTESLLQQFKNETFVLLSTVDVESGGPTSTAISWIYAENASTFRVAIDHRSRLVNNMITNQLITVTVFGEETVYAVNGRAAVRQDPLLDVPFNMCCFDITIEAVRNALFYGAQLSSVPQYVKIYDQRAAEKLDEQVFAAMKKA
- a CDS encoding LCP family protein, encoding MNSNSNGLPPRRQAPTQSGASGSKNGKGKQPKKKKRMNAFGRILLSLLVIAIVVGGGYAYWVYNQVVDTGIDKPVPPGMSATTKPITMLLLGTDNRPETGTYLSDVVMVASLNPKTKTATIVSLPRDTRIQLDGYKSNKLNSYYPRFKAQEKTTGKNAEDQMKEMMGKYLDVDINYTTVLNFQAFRDAVNAVGGVDVTVDKNMCYRDTADGTDINLVAGAQHLDGKAALDFVRYRKSNCNPKTDESNDFDRNKRQNQVLNSMLDQMKSLGGITKISKVIGAVDKNMTTDVESEQMKNFISTYWNISTSDVHYTPVTGEWRSPYVYINETELANAKQALQDTLSGKVTASPSGE